One window from the genome of Vibrio vulnificus NBRC 15645 = ATCC 27562 encodes:
- a CDS encoding electron transport complex subunit E, whose amino-acid sequence MSEHKKLLKNGMWDNNPALVQLLGLCPLLAVSSTVTNALGLGIATLLVLVGSNVTVSLIRNYVPKEIRIPVFVMIIASLVTCVQLLMNAYAYGLYLSLGIFIPLIVTNCIIIGRAEAYASKNDPLPAALDGFWMGMGMTTVLVVLGAMREIIGNGTLFDGADLLLGEWASALRIQVFQFDSSFLLALLPPGAFIGVGLLIALKNVIDTQLKARQPKQEKPAIERARVTNA is encoded by the coding sequence ATGAGTGAGCATAAAAAATTACTTAAAAATGGCATGTGGGACAACAACCCTGCACTGGTCCAGTTACTTGGTCTGTGTCCGCTACTGGCGGTATCGTCAACCGTCACCAACGCACTTGGTCTCGGAATAGCAACATTATTAGTGCTAGTTGGCTCCAACGTCACTGTTTCACTGATTCGTAACTACGTACCAAAAGAAATTCGTATTCCGGTATTCGTTATGATCATTGCTTCACTGGTAACGTGCGTTCAATTACTGATGAACGCCTACGCCTATGGCTTATACCTATCATTAGGCATTTTCATTCCTTTGATTGTGACCAACTGCATCATCATCGGTCGTGCTGAAGCGTACGCGTCAAAAAACGATCCTTTGCCTGCGGCATTAGATGGTTTTTGGATGGGCATGGGTATGACCACCGTGCTTGTCGTTCTTGGCGCAATGCGTGAAATCATCGGTAACGGCACCCTTTTCGATGGCGCAGATCTTCTACTTGGTGAATGGGCGAGCGCGCTGCGAATTCAGGTATTCCAATTTGACAGTAGCTTCCTACTGGCACTGCTACCGCCTGGGGCATTTATTGGTGTCGGCCTGCTCATCGCGTTGAAAAATGTCATCGATACACAGTTAAAAGCTCGCCAACCTAAACAAGAAAAACCCGCGATTGAACGCGCTCGCGTAACTAACGCGTAA
- the rsxD gene encoding electron transport complex subunit RsxD has translation MSFFIASSPHAHSRKSTPDLMKWVALCALPGLLAQTYFFGWGTFVQLILAITIALSLEALVMLLRKRPPMRALRDHSALVTAWLLAVAIPPMAPWWIITIGLLFAIVIAKHLYGGLGQNPFNPAMIAYVVLLISFPVQMTSWSAPLPLIEAGHEVAKDPVTFGDLLSLIFTGLTIDGSSLQQVRAGIDGITTATPLDAFKTGLHSGATSSEILSQPIFEGFAGVGWQWVNLAYLAGGLILLKQRVIQWHIPVGFLGALLVMSSFFSLFFPGETASPLFHLLSGATMLGAFFIATDPVSASTTIKGRILFGAIIGSLVFIIRSWGGFPDGVAFAVLLANMCVPLIDYYTKPRTYGH, from the coding sequence ATGTCGTTTTTTATTGCGAGCTCACCACACGCCCACAGTCGCAAAAGCACCCCAGATTTAATGAAATGGGTAGCACTATGTGCATTACCCGGATTGTTGGCACAAACCTACTTTTTTGGATGGGGTACATTCGTTCAACTCATTTTGGCGATCACCATCGCGTTATCTTTAGAAGCGCTCGTGATGCTATTAAGAAAGCGCCCCCCAATGCGAGCGCTACGTGATCATAGTGCTCTGGTCACCGCTTGGTTACTGGCGGTTGCCATCCCCCCAATGGCACCTTGGTGGATCATCACGATTGGCCTTTTGTTTGCGATCGTCATTGCAAAGCATCTCTACGGCGGCCTAGGGCAAAACCCGTTCAACCCTGCCATGATTGCTTATGTGGTACTGCTGATTTCCTTCCCAGTGCAAATGACCAGTTGGAGCGCTCCGCTACCTCTGATTGAAGCCGGACACGAAGTGGCCAAAGATCCGGTGACATTCGGGGATCTGCTTTCCCTGATCTTTACCGGGCTCACTATCGATGGTTCTTCTCTGCAACAAGTTCGTGCAGGTATCGATGGCATTACCACGGCAACGCCGCTTGATGCTTTCAAAACGGGTCTGCACAGCGGAGCGACATCGTCAGAAATTCTCAGCCAACCTATTTTTGAAGGTTTTGCAGGTGTGGGCTGGCAATGGGTTAACCTTGCCTATTTGGCGGGTGGTCTGATTTTGCTCAAGCAACGCGTTATCCAATGGCATATTCCTGTCGGATTTTTAGGTGCGTTGCTTGTGATGAGCAGCTTTTTCTCCCTATTCTTCCCTGGCGAAACGGCGTCCCCCCTGTTTCATCTCCTTTCCGGAGCGACGATGCTAGGCGCATTCTTTATTGCAACGGATCCCGTATCCGCTTCCACAACAATCAAGGGGCGTATCCTCTTTGGGGCGATCATCGGTTCTCTCGTCTTTATCATACGTAGTTGGGGAGGCTTCCCAGACGGTGTGGCGTTTGCAGTGTTATTGGCCAACATGTGTGTACCTTTGATCGATTACTACACCAAACCAAGAACTTACGGGCACTAA
- a CDS encoding Grx4 family monothiol glutaredoxin — METIDKIKQQIAENPILLYMKGSPKLPSCGFSSQAAQALMACGEKFAYVDILQNPDIRAELPKYAEWPTFPQLWVEGELIGGCDIVIEMFQKGELQPLIKEATARAAGNDAE; from the coding sequence ATGGAAACTATCGACAAAATCAAACAACAAATCGCAGAAAACCCAATCCTTCTCTACATGAAAGGTTCTCCAAAGCTACCAAGCTGTGGTTTTTCTTCTCAAGCAGCTCAGGCATTGATGGCGTGTGGCGAAAAATTTGCTTATGTAGACATTCTACAAAACCCAGATATTCGCGCAGAATTGCCAAAATACGCGGAGTGGCCAACTTTCCCACAACTATGGGTTGAAGGTGAGTTGATTGGCGGTTGTGATATCGTGATTGAGATGTTCCAAAAAGGCGAACTTCAACCATTGATCAAAGAAGCGACAGCACGCGCAGCGGGCAACGACGCGGAATAA
- the motY gene encoding flagellar protein MotY, producing MKKWLITSGLVLTTFASLPSAAMTKRYIATPQQSQWEMVMNSPLECRLVHPIPNYGDAEFSSRASKKIVLDFELKMRRPMGETRNVSLISMPPPWRPGENADRITNIKFFQQFNGYVGGQTAWGILSELEKGRYPTFSYQDWQSRDQRIEVALSAVLFQQKYNVFSDCVANLLPYSFEDISFTILHYERNGDKLTKASQKRLSQIAEYVRYNSDIDLVLVSTYTDSTDGTSVSQNLSERRAESLRDYFKALGLPEDRIQVQGYGKRRPIADNATPIGKDKNRRVVISLGRSEV from the coding sequence ATGAAAAAGTGGCTAATAACCAGTGGTTTAGTACTAACTACCTTTGCATCATTGCCTTCGGCAGCGATGACGAAGCGTTATATTGCCACCCCGCAGCAATCACAATGGGAAATGGTGATGAATTCACCGCTGGAATGCCGTTTGGTGCATCCGATCCCTAACTACGGTGATGCGGAATTCTCTTCACGCGCAAGTAAAAAAATTGTGCTGGATTTTGAGCTAAAAATGCGTCGACCTATGGGCGAAACGCGCAATGTGAGTTTGATTTCGATGCCGCCTCCTTGGCGACCAGGAGAAAACGCCGACCGTATTACTAATATTAAGTTCTTTCAACAGTTTAATGGTTATGTTGGTGGGCAAACGGCGTGGGGCATTCTGTCTGAGTTAGAGAAAGGGCGCTATCCGACCTTTAGTTATCAAGATTGGCAAAGCCGTGACCAAAGAATTGAAGTCGCGCTGTCTGCCGTTTTGTTCCAACAGAAATACAATGTATTCAGTGACTGTGTCGCTAATCTTTTGCCTTACAGCTTTGAAGATATTTCGTTCACGATTCTGCATTATGAACGCAATGGCGATAAACTCACCAAGGCATCGCAAAAGCGCTTGTCGCAGATTGCTGAATACGTGCGCTACAACTCTGATATTGATTTGGTGTTGGTGTCGACTTACACCGATTCCACTGATGGTACTAGTGTGAGCCAAAACTTATCGGAGCGTAGAGCGGAGTCGTTGAGAGATTACTTCAAAGCACTAGGATTGCCGGAAGATCGCATCCAAGTTCAAGGTTATGGTAAACGCCGCCCAATTGCAGACAACGCAACGCCTATAGGTAAAGATAAAAACCGCCGCGTTGTCATTTCACTGGGGCGAAGTGAAGTTTAG
- the rsxG gene encoding electron transport complex subunit RsxG, which translates to MLNAIRKNGLTLAIFACATTGLVAMTQYLTKDQITLQEQKQLSSVLNQVIPQSAHDNLLFESCTLVSDSALGSDKAMPAYIATRNGQATAIAIESVAPDGYNGAIKIITGIDASGTVLGTRVLSHQETPGLGDKIDLRVTDWITSFTGKQLNDDNYNSWKVRKDGGEFDQFTGATITPRAVVKAVRNTVEFVNSHREQILNQPLNCGGRYE; encoded by the coding sequence ATGTTAAACGCAATACGTAAAAACGGTTTAACACTAGCAATATTTGCCTGTGCTACCACAGGGCTAGTGGCCATGACCCAGTATTTAACTAAGGACCAAATCACGCTTCAGGAGCAAAAACAGCTCTCTTCGGTCCTTAATCAGGTTATCCCGCAAAGCGCACATGACAATTTATTGTTTGAATCTTGTACTTTGGTGAGCGATTCCGCGCTGGGCTCCGATAAGGCGATGCCAGCCTATATTGCCACACGTAATGGCCAAGCCACCGCCATTGCGATTGAATCCGTAGCACCAGATGGCTACAACGGTGCCATTAAGATCATTACGGGTATCGATGCCAGCGGTACCGTGCTTGGCACGCGCGTACTTAGCCACCAAGAGACACCGGGGTTAGGCGATAAGATCGACCTTAGAGTGACAGATTGGATCACCAGTTTCACTGGAAAACAGTTAAACGATGACAACTATAACAGTTGGAAGGTGCGTAAAGATGGTGGAGAATTTGACCAGTTTACCGGCGCGACCATTACACCTCGTGCGGTTGTTAAAGCGGTGCGCAACACCGTTGAGTTCGTCAACAGCCATCGTGAACAGATTTTGAATCAACCACTTAACTGTGGAGGCCGCTATGAGTGA
- the rnt gene encoding ribonuclease T yields MTVENTALTLKKRFRGYFPVVVDVETAGFNAQTDALLEICAVTLSMDENGDLHPASTIHFHVEPFEGANLEKEALEFNGIRDPFSPLRGAVTEQEALKEIYKLIRREQKAADCSRAIMVAHNAAFDLSFVNAANERCKLKRVPFHPFATFDTATLSGLAYGQTVLAKACKTAGMEFDNREAHSALYDTEKTAELFCGIVNKWKALGGWPLIEDENEK; encoded by the coding sequence ATGACTGTAGAAAACACAGCTCTGACCCTGAAAAAACGCTTTCGCGGCTATTTTCCCGTAGTTGTTGACGTAGAAACTGCTGGGTTCAATGCACAAACCGATGCACTACTCGAAATTTGTGCTGTTACCTTGTCCATGGATGAAAACGGTGATCTTCACCCTGCATCGACCATTCACTTTCATGTTGAGCCCTTTGAGGGGGCAAATCTCGAAAAAGAAGCTCTTGAGTTCAACGGCATTCGTGACCCGTTTAGCCCATTACGTGGCGCCGTGACCGAACAAGAGGCGCTAAAAGAGATCTATAAACTCATCCGTAGAGAACAAAAAGCCGCTGATTGTAGCCGTGCCATTATGGTGGCGCACAACGCAGCGTTTGACTTAAGTTTCGTTAACGCAGCGAATGAGCGCTGCAAACTTAAACGAGTTCCGTTTCATCCTTTTGCCACTTTCGATACCGCAACGCTCAGTGGGTTGGCTTATGGTCAAACTGTACTGGCGAAAGCGTGCAAAACCGCAGGGATGGAATTTGACAATCGAGAGGCCCATTCGGCGCTTTACGATACCGAAAAAACCGCAGAGCTGTTCTGTGGCATCGTCAATAAATGGAAAGCGCTTGGAGGCTGGCCATTAATTGAAGATGAAAACGAAAAATAA
- a CDS encoding DUF2753 domain-containing protein, whose product MISEWEKHTLLADTALQLDDPIRSILHYQQAYNLSEDIIASSTVEADDKLLISVISCHNLAQFWRWAGDTDYELKYLQLASEKVLTLIPQCPHHQCESFIESIGCCKKALFDFLKRHPNPKIAQLVEKIDTATHCEIIAKFKLN is encoded by the coding sequence ATGATCAGTGAATGGGAAAAACACACGTTGCTCGCAGATACCGCGCTACAACTTGACGATCCAATTCGTAGTATTTTGCACTATCAACAAGCCTACAATTTGAGCGAAGACATCATCGCTTCCTCAACGGTAGAAGCCGACGACAAATTACTGATATCCGTGATCTCGTGCCACAACTTGGCACAATTTTGGCGTTGGGCGGGTGACACCGACTATGAACTAAAATATCTGCAATTGGCCTCGGAAAAAGTGCTGACCTTAATTCCTCAGTGCCCTCACCACCAATGTGAAAGTTTTATCGAGTCTATCGGTTGCTGCAAAAAAGCGTTGTTCGATTTTTTAAAGCGCCACCCAAACCCAAAGATCGCGCAACTGGTGGAAAAGATCGACACTGCGACCCATTGCGAAATCATCGCAAAGTTCAAACTCAACTAA
- the gloA gene encoding lactoylglutathione lyase yields the protein MSNGRILHTMLRVGNLEKSIQFYTEVMGMQLLRTNENKEYEYTLAFLGYGDESQGAVIELTYNWGKTEYDLGSAFGHIAIGVDDIYVTCDAIKAAGGNVTREPGPVKGGTTHIAFVKDPDGYMIELIQNKQASAGLEG from the coding sequence ATGTCAAACGGTCGTATTCTTCATACTATGTTACGTGTTGGTAACTTAGAAAAATCAATTCAGTTCTACACCGAAGTTATGGGCATGCAATTGCTGCGTACCAATGAAAACAAAGAATATGAGTATACTTTGGCGTTTCTAGGTTACGGCGACGAATCACAAGGCGCAGTCATCGAATTAACTTACAACTGGGGTAAAACGGAATACGACCTCGGCAGTGCATTTGGTCACATTGCAATTGGCGTCGACGACATTTATGTGACATGCGATGCCATTAAAGCTGCTGGCGGTAATGTCACTCGCGAACCTGGCCCGGTAAAAGGCGGCACGACCCACATCGCTTTTGTGAAAGATCCTGATGGCTATATGATTGAGTTGATCCAAAACAAACAAGCATCTGCAGGTTTAGAAGGCTAA
- the rsxC gene encoding electron transport complex subunit RsxC, giving the protein MLSLIEQIRTGALWDFPGGVHPAENKRQSNQQPLVHAALANEIVLPLKQHIGKPGNILVNVGDHVLKGQLLTQSNAGFTLPIHASTSGTITAIETRTVAHPSGLSEMCVVITPDGQDTWCEKQPVVDYSQQNSDYLLDVIRMAGISGMGGAGFPTAKKIQSGLGRTEILIVNAAECEPYITADDKLLQEHAEEVLQGIEIVEHILQPKLTIIGIEDNKPEAIKALESAAQNKDIVIRVIPTKYPSGGEKQLIKVLTNKEVPAGGIPADIGILVQNVGSLYAIKRAVIDGEPMVNRVVTLTGNTFETPRNVWVPLGTPVHALLEQFGYQADKKLPRLIMGGPMMGFSLPHANVPITKTSNCILAPTRKEISPAGYEMECIRCGACAEACPASLLPQQLQWHAKAEEFDKCEELNLKDCIECGACAFVCPSEIPLVSYYRQAKAEIRTRAQEADAAERAKLRFEEKKARMEREKEERENRFKKAAEDRRKEMKSTGGDDAIAAAIARVKAQKTQDSEQTPSVKPAVAAAIAKAKAKQAAAADSGSSEPDNSEMVKLREERKRLARERKAEKEQSTIPDSQEQGDKKSAVAAAIARAKEKRAQQPPLASSESSAEEPEDKKAAVAAAIARAKARKAQQTGEPAPEQNREESQVADDDPKKTAVAAAIARAKARKAQQTDEPAPEQNREESQVADDDPKKAAVAAAIARAKARKSQQAGEPAPEQNREELQPAEDDPKKAAVAAAIARAKARKAQQAGEPAPEQNREESQPADDDPKKAAVTAAIARAKARKAQQTDKPAPEQNREELQPAEDDPKKAAVAAAIARAKARKAQQAEQKQNTEENE; this is encoded by the coding sequence ATCCTGCGGAAAACAAACGCCAGTCAAACCAGCAGCCTTTGGTGCACGCAGCGCTAGCCAATGAGATTGTGTTGCCGCTCAAACAACACATCGGCAAACCGGGAAACATCTTGGTCAACGTAGGCGATCACGTCTTAAAAGGGCAATTACTCACCCAATCGAATGCCGGTTTTACACTTCCAATTCACGCCTCGACTTCCGGAACCATAACGGCCATTGAAACACGCACAGTGGCGCACCCTTCTGGTTTGAGCGAAATGTGCGTGGTGATCACGCCAGATGGCCAAGATACATGGTGTGAAAAACAACCTGTCGTCGATTATTCACAACAAAACAGTGACTATCTTTTGGATGTGATTCGCATGGCGGGCATTTCCGGAATGGGAGGCGCAGGCTTTCCGACCGCGAAAAAAATCCAATCTGGCTTAGGCCGAACAGAAATTTTGATTGTCAACGCAGCAGAATGTGAACCGTACATCACCGCAGACGACAAGCTTTTGCAAGAACACGCGGAAGAGGTTCTACAAGGTATCGAAATTGTAGAACACATTTTGCAGCCTAAACTGACCATCATCGGAATTGAAGATAACAAGCCCGAAGCAATTAAAGCCCTTGAATCCGCCGCACAAAATAAAGACATCGTTATTCGCGTTATCCCCACCAAGTACCCCTCCGGTGGTGAAAAGCAGCTGATTAAGGTTCTAACAAATAAAGAAGTTCCCGCGGGCGGTATTCCTGCCGATATTGGTATCCTTGTGCAAAATGTGGGATCGCTGTACGCGATCAAACGCGCGGTGATCGATGGCGAACCAATGGTCAATCGAGTCGTTACCTTAACGGGTAACACCTTCGAGACACCACGTAACGTTTGGGTACCGCTGGGCACGCCAGTCCATGCTTTATTAGAGCAATTTGGCTATCAAGCAGACAAAAAACTGCCACGCTTGATTATGGGCGGGCCGATGATGGGCTTTAGCCTTCCTCATGCAAACGTTCCGATCACCAAAACGTCCAACTGTATTTTGGCTCCAACTCGCAAAGAGATTTCTCCAGCGGGTTACGAAATGGAATGCATTCGCTGCGGCGCATGCGCTGAAGCTTGTCCTGCTTCACTGCTTCCTCAGCAGCTACAATGGCACGCGAAAGCCGAAGAGTTCGACAAGTGTGAAGAGCTAAACTTAAAAGATTGTATCGAATGTGGCGCTTGTGCCTTTGTGTGTCCAAGTGAAATCCCGCTTGTCAGCTATTATCGTCAAGCCAAAGCCGAAATTCGAACGCGCGCGCAAGAAGCTGACGCAGCAGAACGTGCCAAGCTTCGCTTTGAAGAGAAAAAGGCGCGCATGGAGCGTGAGAAAGAAGAACGCGAGAATCGCTTTAAGAAAGCCGCGGAAGATCGCCGTAAGGAAATGAAATCCACCGGAGGCGACGACGCCATTGCCGCCGCTATCGCTCGTGTTAAAGCGCAAAAAACTCAAGATAGCGAGCAAACACCAAGCGTTAAACCGGCAGTGGCTGCTGCTATTGCCAAAGCAAAAGCCAAACAAGCCGCCGCTGCTGACTCCGGTTCGTCTGAACCAGACAATTCAGAAATGGTGAAGTTACGCGAAGAACGTAAGCGTCTTGCTCGCGAGCGAAAAGCAGAGAAAGAGCAATCTACAATCCCAGACTCTCAAGAGCAAGGGGATAAGAAATCTGCGGTCGCCGCCGCCATTGCAAGAGCAAAAGAGAAAAGAGCGCAGCAACCACCACTTGCTTCATCCGAATCATCGGCAGAGGAACCTGAAGATAAGAAAGCGGCTGTAGCTGCGGCAATTGCTCGCGCCAAAGCACGAAAAGCGCAGCAAACAGGCGAGCCTGCACCTGAGCAAAATCGCGAAGAATCGCAAGTCGCAGATGACGATCCTAAGAAAACGGCCGTCGCTGCGGCAATTGCTCGCGCCAAAGCGCGAAAAGCGCAGCAAACGGACGAGCCTGCACCTGAGCAAAACCGCGAAGAATCGCAAGTCGCAGATGACGATCCTAAGAAAGCGGCCGTCGCTGCTGCAATTGCTCGTGCCAAAGCACGAAAATCGCAGCAAGCAGGCGAGCCAGCACCTGAGCAAAACCGCGAAGAATTGCAACCAGCAGAAGACGATCCTAAAAAAGCGGCCGTCGCTGCAGCAATTGCTCGTGCCAAAGCACGAAAAGCGCAGCAAGCAGGCGAGCCAGCACCTGAGCAAAACCGCGAAGAATCGCAACCAGCAGATGACGATCCTAAAAAAGCGGCCGTCACTGCAGCGATTGCGCGTGCCAAAGCACGAAAAGCGCAGCAAACTGACAAGCCTGCACCTGAGCAAAATCGCGAAGAATTGCAACCAGCAGAAGACGATCCGAAGAAAGCGGCCGTCGCCGCGGCGATTGCTCGTGCCAAAGCGCGTAAAGCTCAACAAGCAGAACAAAAACAAAATACTGAGGAGAACGAGTAA
- a CDS encoding DsbA family protein, with the protein MKIKLYYVHDPMCSWCWGYKPTLEKLKQQLPGVIQFEYVVGGLASDSTLPMSPEMQQKIESIWHQIEQRLGTQFNYEFWTRCTPVRSTYQACRAVIAAGFQDSYEQMLEAIQHAYYLRAMPPHDEATHRQLAQEIGLNVQQFENDVTGRLLEGVFEDQLSLARSLGVNAYPSLVLQINDAYFPIEIDYLSTEPTLKLIRERIVENMPAQ; encoded by the coding sequence ATGAAAATCAAACTATATTACGTCCATGATCCTATGTGCAGCTGGTGCTGGGGATACAAACCTACCTTGGAAAAATTGAAGCAACAGTTACCTGGAGTCATTCAGTTTGAGTATGTGGTTGGCGGCCTCGCGTCAGATTCAACATTGCCGATGTCACCTGAAATGCAGCAAAAAATTGAAAGCATTTGGCATCAAATTGAACAGCGTCTAGGCACTCAATTTAATTATGAGTTTTGGACTCGTTGTACTCCGGTTCGTAGTACCTATCAGGCGTGTCGTGCGGTGATCGCGGCAGGTTTTCAAGATTCTTATGAGCAAATGCTAGAAGCGATTCAGCACGCGTATTATTTGCGCGCCATGCCGCCACATGATGAAGCGACACATCGCCAGCTTGCGCAAGAAATTGGACTCAATGTTCAACAGTTTGAAAACGATGTGACAGGGCGTTTATTGGAAGGCGTCTTTGAAGACCAGCTGAGTTTGGCTCGAAGCTTAGGCGTCAACGCTTACCCAAGTTTGGTGTTGCAAATTAACGATGCGTATTTTCCAATCGAGATCGATTACCTCTCCACGGAGCCGACGTTGAAGTTGATCCGTGAGCGCATTGTCGAGAATATGCCCGCTCAATAG
- the nth gene encoding endonuclease III encodes MNKDKRIQILERLRENNPNPQTELNWNSPFELLIAVLLSAQATDVSVNKATDKLFPVANTPQAMLDLGVEGLKEYIKTIGLFNSKAENTIKTCRILLEKHNGEVPEDRAALEALPGVGRKTANVVLNTAFGWPTIAVDTHIYRVSNRTKFAPGKNVDEVEQKLLKVVPKEFKLDVHHWLILHGRYTCIARKPRCGSCIIEDLCEFKEKVYPEN; translated from the coding sequence ATGAATAAAGACAAACGCATACAAATTCTCGAACGATTACGAGAAAACAACCCCAACCCGCAAACCGAACTCAATTGGAACTCCCCTTTTGAGCTACTGATAGCGGTTTTGTTATCAGCACAAGCAACGGATGTCAGTGTCAATAAAGCCACCGACAAACTGTTCCCAGTCGCCAACACCCCTCAAGCGATGTTGGATCTTGGGGTGGAAGGTCTCAAAGAGTACATTAAGACCATTGGCTTGTTTAATTCCAAAGCGGAAAACACCATCAAAACATGTCGCATTCTGCTCGAAAAACACAACGGTGAAGTACCTGAAGATCGAGCAGCGCTTGAAGCACTGCCCGGGGTTGGGCGCAAAACCGCCAATGTGGTGCTCAACACCGCCTTTGGCTGGCCAACCATCGCTGTCGATACCCATATTTACCGCGTTTCCAATCGCACCAAGTTTGCCCCAGGCAAAAACGTGGATGAAGTCGAACAAAAACTTCTCAAAGTCGTACCAAAAGAGTTTAAACTCGATGTCCACCACTGGTTGATTTTGCATGGACGCTACACCTGTATTGCACGTAAGCCTCGCTGTGGCAGTTGCATCATTGAAGACCTGTGCGAATTTAAAGAAAAAGTCTACCCAGAGAATTAA
- a CDS encoding Na+/H+ antiporter family protein: MNPVVISVCVMLVLALMRVNVVVALTFSAIVGGLVAGMGLGDTIAAFESGLGGGATIALSYAMLGTFAVAISKSGITDLLARSVIKHLNGKESDASTTGLKYAVLVALVLVTMSSQNVIPVHIAFIPILIPPLLGVFAKLKLDRRLVACVLTFGLITPYMVLPVGFGGIFLNNILLKNLHDNGLESVVASQVPTAMLLPGAGMVFGLLTAIFFSYRKPREYRETELTVVHEESKGINKKHILVAALGIIAALSVQLYTGSMIIGALAGFMVFTFGGVIAWKETHDVFTKGVHMMAMIGFIMIAAAGFAAVMKQTGGVETLVQSLSTSIGDNKGLAALLMLVVGLLVTMGIGSSFSTIPILATIYVPLSIAFGFSPMATIALVGTAAALGDAGSPASDSTLGPTSGLNADGQHEHIWETVVPTFIHYNIPLIIFGWIAAMVL; the protein is encoded by the coding sequence ATGAATCCTGTCGTTATATCTGTTTGCGTCATGCTAGTTTTAGCTTTGATGCGAGTGAACGTGGTGGTCGCCCTCACGTTCAGTGCCATCGTTGGTGGCCTTGTTGCTGGAATGGGCCTAGGCGATACCATCGCTGCGTTTGAAAGTGGCCTTGGTGGCGGTGCAACCATCGCTCTGAGTTACGCCATGTTGGGCACCTTCGCAGTTGCTATTTCGAAATCGGGCATTACTGACCTGCTTGCCAGAAGCGTTATTAAGCACCTTAACGGCAAAGAAAGTGACGCTTCAACCACCGGCTTAAAATACGCGGTTTTGGTAGCGCTCGTACTGGTGACCATGTCATCGCAAAACGTCATTCCTGTCCATATCGCCTTTATTCCCATTTTAATTCCACCTCTATTGGGCGTATTTGCAAAACTCAAACTCGATCGTCGATTGGTCGCGTGTGTGCTGACATTTGGCCTGATTACGCCATACATGGTCTTACCTGTCGGCTTTGGCGGTATTTTCCTTAATAACATCCTATTGAAAAACCTGCACGATAACGGTTTAGAGAGCGTTGTCGCCAGCCAAGTACCGACCGCAATGCTCCTACCCGGCGCAGGAATGGTGTTTGGTCTTTTGACTGCTATTTTCTTTAGCTACCGTAAACCTCGCGAATACCGTGAAACCGAGCTGACCGTCGTGCATGAAGAAAGCAAAGGCATCAACAAGAAACACATTCTGGTAGCCGCCCTAGGTATCATCGCAGCTCTCAGTGTTCAGCTATACACGGGTTCAATGATCATTGGTGCACTGGCCGGCTTTATGGTCTTCACCTTTGGTGGTGTCATTGCTTGGAAAGAAACTCATGATGTGTTCACTAAAGGTGTTCACATGATGGCAATGATCGGCTTCATCATGATCGCCGCCGCTGGCTTTGCTGCGGTAATGAAACAAACGGGTGGCGTTGAAACACTGGTACAATCGCTTTCAACCAGCATCGGCGACAACAAAGGCCTTGCCGCTCTTCTTATGCTTGTGGTCGGTCTGCTTGTCACGATGGGGATTGGTTCTTCTTTCTCAACCATTCCAATCTTAGCAACTATTTACGTTCCGCTTTCCATTGCTTTTGGTTTTTCACCGATGGCAACCATTGCTCTTGTGGGTACAGCTGCGGCTCTTGGTGACGCAGGTTCACCTGCTTCTGATTCAACGTTAGGCCCAACTTCCGGTCTGAATGCCGACGGACAACACGAGCACATTTGGGAAACTGTGGTTCCAACCTTTATCCACTACAATATCCCACTCATTATTTTTGGTTGGATCGCGGCCATGGTGCTGTAA